A stretch of the Aphis gossypii isolate Hap1 chromosome 2, ASM2018417v2, whole genome shotgun sequence genome encodes the following:
- the LOC114127898 gene encoding ATP-dependent RNA helicase DDX19A, with amino-acid sequence MESVTKNFSNAHLGSKNANDLTADSRSNTSSEDDKELPASEKSLLQKIVRTGLITSKHDIEVQRQDPKSPLYSIKSFELLKLHPNLLKGVYEMGYNAPSKIQETALPLLLANPPQNLIAQSQSGTGKTAAFVLAMLSRVDPEHQYPQVVCLSPTYELAIQTGEVAAKMSTYCPNIRLRYAVRGEDVEKGSKIEEQIIVGTPGKVLDWATKYKFFDPKKIKVFVLDEADIMVDTQGHQDQSFRIRKLLPETCQMMFFSATYTEDVMRFANAIAPMSVIIRLKREEETLDNIKQYYVNCNNKEDKYNALVNIYGGVTIGQAMIFCQTKKMALWLVNQMVEQGHAVALLSGELTVQQRISVLDRFREGKEKVLVTTNVLSRGIDIEQVTIVINFDLPVTVTREPDYDTYLHRIGRTGRFGKKGIAINLVSGHSDHILLKHIEEHFCKPIECLNTDNADDMEKLGAED; translated from the exons ATGGAATCAGTCACCAAAAAC ttttctAATGCTCACTTGGGTTCTAAGAACGCAAATGATTTAACTGCGGACAGTCGAAGTAATACTTCCAGCGAAGACGACAAAGAATTGCCAGCTTctgaaaaatcattattgcAAAAAATTGTGCGCACAGGTCTTATAACTTCTAAACATGATATCGAGGTGCAAAGACAAGACCCAAAATCaccattatattcaattaaatcatttgaGTTACTTAAACT tCATCCAAACTTGCTTAAAGGAGTTTATGAAATGGGCTATAATGCACCTTCAAAGATTCAAGAAACTGCATTGCCTTTACTCTTGGCCAATCC ACCTCAAAATTTGATTGCACAATCACAGTCAGGTACTGGAAAAACAGCCGCATTTGTTTTAGCTATGTTAAGTAGAGTTGACCCAGAACATCAGTACCCACAG GTAGTTTGTTTGTCCCCCACGTATGAATTAGCTATTCAAACCGGGGAAGTTGCAGCAAAAATGTCTACTTACTGTCCAAACATAAGGCTAAGGTATGCTGTTCGTGGTGAAGatg ttgAAAAGGGTTCTAAAATAGAGGAACAAATAATTGTGGGTACACCTGGAAAAGTTCTAGATTGGGCAACTAAGTACAAATTTTTTgatccaaaaaaaattaaagtatttgtgTTAGATGAAGCAGATATTATGGTTGATACACAAGGTCATCAAGATCAAAGTTTCCGCATTAGAAA gTTACTACCTGAAACATGTcaaatgatgtttttttcGGCTACATACACAGAAGATGTTATGAGGTTTGCTAATGCTATTGCGCCCATGTCTGTCATCATAAGATTAAAACGTGAAGAAGAAACAttggataatattaaacaatattatgttaattgcaACAATAAAGAAGATAAATACAATgcattagttaatatttatggaGGAGTGACAATTGGACAAGCTATGATCTTTTGTCAG acaaaaaaGATGGCTTTATGGTTAGTTAATCAAATGGTAGAACAAGGACATGCTGTTGCTTTATTATCTGGTGAACTCACTGTCCAACAAAGAATATCTGTTTTGGATCGTTTCCGTGAAGGAAAAGAAAAAGTTCTGGTTACtacaaatgtattatctaGAG gtattgaTATTGAGCAAGTCAcgatagttattaattttgatttgccTGTGACAGTCACTCGTGAACCCGATTATGACACATATTTACATAGAATAGGACGTACTGGTCGTTTTGGCAAAAAAGGTATTGCTATCAACCTTGTAAGTGGTCATTcagatcatattttattgaaacacattgaagaacatttttgtaaacccATTGAATGTCTGAATACCGACAATGCAGATGACATGGAAAAACTAGGAGCTGAAgactaa
- the LOC114127897 gene encoding geranylgeranyl transferase type-2 subunit alpha, with translation MHNRLKVRTTEAQKAAADREKEKKLQLYRNTINDVFERRSRKEYDVLALKSSEGLLRSNPDIVTIWNYRKEILLKLKPSEEIINDELYLTEKCLQVNPKSYSAWYHRNWLLDNVDPSPDWKKELQLCTKYLKLDERNFHCWDYRQIVASKCQEPIENELKFTMEMIESNFSNYSAWHYRSKLFSAAGKDEECTKISELSLVESAAFTDPSDQSAWIYQRWLIGKLEPSKIIYKVSQIKNTVYLILNRNLPNNYKIIGLGETIWEQFDSKVWYKKLDNVNINKIQIIDEFNQVIDDASLDNVQKDIFNLNISEQLQLVLNGQLDSLHQLLELEPESKWALLTYVLLLYTLKPNNYFENCLKNIKLLKELDTKRKNYYHDLESRYKIEYWIANNNNNNMDDINLKGYGLTAFYHMHMFLFNINIDLSDNDLSHSNLNHLKYLIMCKKLSLKNCKLANLNNFPALNNLESLDLRDNQIQDISCTELTKCKSLKTIIIDNKQIALEKILQGINQSFNIKIM, from the coding sequence atgcATAACCGACTAAAAGTACGTACAACTGAAGCACAAAAAGCTGCAGCAGATCGAGAAAAGGAAAAAAAGCTTCAACTATATCGAAATACTATAAATGATGTGTTTGAACGTCGATCTCGTAAAGAATATGATGTTTTAGCATTAAAATCGTCTGAAGGACTATTAAGATCTAATCCTGATATTGTTACCATATGGAATTAtagaaaagaaatattattaaaattgaaaccatctgaagaaataattaatgatgaattatatttaactgaaaaatgtttacaagtGAATCCAAAATCTTACTCAGCATGGTATCATCGAAATTGGTTATTGGATAATGTAGATCCTAGTCCTGATTGGAAAAAAGAATTACAACTATGtacaaagtatttaaaattagatgaaAGAAATTTTCATTGCTGGGATTATCGACAAATTGTTGCCTCCAAGTGTCAAGAACCAATTGAAAATGAATTGAAATTTACTATGGAAATGATAGAGtcaaatttttcaaactattcTGCATGGCATTATCGATCAAAACTTTTCAGTGCAGCAGGTAAAGATGAggaatgtacaaaaatatcagAATTATCGTTGGTAGAAAGTGCAGCATTTACCGACCCTTCAGATCAAAGTGCTTGGATATACCAGCGATGGCTTATAGGAAAATTAGAACCATCAAAGATTatatacaaagtttctcaaataaaaaatacagtttatCTCATACTTAATAGAAATttaccaaataattataaaattattggacTAGGAGAAACAATTTGGGAACAATTCGATTCAAAAGtttggtataaaaaattagacaATGTGAACATTAACAAGATACAGATAATTGATGAATTTAACCAAGTAATAGATGATGCATCACTAGATAATGTTcaaaaagatatatttaatcttaatattagTGAACAGCTTCAACTTGTTTTAAATGGTCAACTGGACAGTTTACATCAACTACTAGAATTGGAACCAGAAAGTAAGTGGGCTTTACTCACTTATGTGTTACTTCTTTACAcattaaaaccaaataattattttgaaaattgtctcAAGaacatcaaattattaaaagaattagacaccaaaagaaaaaattattatcatgatcTCGAAAGccgttataaaattgaatactggATTgctaacaacaataacaataacatggATGACATAAATTTGAAAGGATATGGATTAACAGCATTTTATCACATGCATATGTttctatttaacataaatattgatttgagtgataatgatttatcccacagtaatttaaatcatttaaaatacttaattatgtgtaaaaaattatcgttAAAGAATTGTAAATTGgcgaatttgaataattttcctGCTCTAAATAATCTAGAGAGTTTAGATCTGAGAGACAATCAAATTCAAGACATTTCATGCACAGaattaacaaaatgtaaatcactaaaaacaattattattgataataaacaaatagctcttgaaaaaatattacaaggtATCAATCagtcttttaatattaaaattatgtga
- the LOC126549869 gene encoding uncharacterized protein LOC126549869 yields the protein MGDRKPSQFLRHLQSLADTSIPETLLKTLWMGRLPKSIQVALAIVKDCKLEDLAAHADNIADASGPMLPQIAESTVSNTLEATLNLKLSQLALGINQEITALRKEIAEINTRPARGRSPDPSAHRSRSRSRSRNSHGVNGICWYHWRFGSNSQKCVKPCTYKSEN from the coding sequence ATGGGTGATAGAAAACCATCGCAATTTTTACGCCATCTTCAAAGCCTAGCTGACACCTCCATTCCTGAAACACTGTTAAAAACGCTGTGGATGGGCCGACTACCGAAAAGTATTCAGGTAGCGCTGGCGATCGTCAAGGACTGCAAACTCGAGGACCTCGCAGCACACGCAGATAATATTGCAGACGCGTCTGGTCCTATGCTACCTCAGATCGCGGAATCAACTGTGAGTAATACTCTGGAAGCTACGTTAAATCTTAAGCTTTCACAGCTAGCGCTAGGGATTAATCAGGAAATCACGGCGCTGAGAAAAGAAATCGCTGAGATCAACACCCGTCCTGCACGTGGGCGAAGCCCCGATCCTAGTGCCCATCGTTCAAGATCTCGATCACGAAGTCGTAATTCACACGGTGTCAATGGAATCTGTTGGTATCACTGGCGTTTTGGATCCAACTCCCAGAAATGTGTAAAGCCATGTACATATAAGTCGGAAAACTAG
- the LOC126549870 gene encoding uncharacterized protein LOC126549870 yields MAASEPMPFPRRLFLTDRVSRIQFLIDTGADLCVYPRSVVQGQRDKSDYSLSAANGTTIATYGTITLALDFGLRRVFTWRFVVADVSKPIIGVDFLNHYNLLVDIRNQRLLDGLTQLTVQGQAAKCDIQSIKTVVGTTRYHDLLQEYPEITRPVGVIKDIKHNTKHYIQTTPGSPVACKPRRLAPDKLKGAKKEFETMLNWV; encoded by the coding sequence ATGGCGGCCAGTGAGCCAATGCCATTTCCACGCCGCCTATTTCTAACCGATCGTGTCTCACGAATACAATTTCTTATTGACACTGGAGCCGATTTATGTGTATACCCACGCAGTGTGGTTCAAGGTCAACGAGATAAATCGGACTACTCCCTATCAGCAGCCAACGGGACGACCATTGCTACGTACGGAACTATTACACTTGCTCTTGATTTCGGACTTCGTCGAGTTTTCACTTGGAGATTTGTGGTCGCGGATGTATCCAAGCCTATCATTGGTGTggattttttaaaccattataatCTTTTGGTAGATATACGTAATCAACGTCTCTTGGACGGTCTCACGCAACTCACTGTACAGGGTCAAGCTGCGAAATGCGACATACAATCCATCAAAACAGTTGTCGGAACAACAAGGTACCATGACTTATTACAGGAGTATCCTGAGATAACCCGACCTGTTGGAGTAATCAAGGACATCAAACACAACACCAAACATTACATCCAGACGACACCAGGATCTCCCGTCGCGTGTAAACCAAGGCGTCTAGCCCCTGACAAACTCAAGGGAGCCAAAAAGGAGTTTGAGACTATGCTAAATTGGGTATAG